The sequence below is a genomic window from Perca fluviatilis chromosome 13, GENO_Pfluv_1.0, whole genome shotgun sequence.
AGCAAACCCAGTCGGACATTGTGTTGCTAAAATAGTTTAAATAAGCACGAACCTGTCTATGCCGTAGATGTATACAACAGCTATCATCTCAAAGAAACCAATGGTCAGAAGTGGAACAGATCCAGCAAAGTTGTCGAAGAGAGTTACCCAATAAATCCCTGAATGCTGCGCAAACAGGATGGAGATGATGAAGGCGACAGCACATGTTACTCCTGAAACGCACGTCCACAAAAACAAGAGAGCTTGTGTTAAAACAAGAATCAGACCTTTAATCTGGGGTTGCAAAGCCAATATGCAGTTTGTAACTACAAAACGGAATACCAGTCAGTGCTTCTTGGGGCCATTTTTGAGGTAACATATTCAGGTCTTTCAGTGGGACCACCACTCCCTCAATGTTGCCAAACAGGGTTGAGATTCCCAAGCACAGAAgcatgatgaaaaagagaacaGACCAGGCTGGAGAACCAGGCATCTGGGTGATGGCTTCTGTAAACACGATGAAGGCCAGACCTGTTCCCTCCACTCCctgtacaaacacacattagTCATAATGCAGTTAGGAGCAAAATACAGTAACAACATGGAATCTGACAGATATTCATCAATACAGTCACCTCACTGAGAAGTGTCTGCAGGTCACATATTTTGATGTCCAATCCGAGAATAATATCAGGAGAGGAGCTGTTGAGATGATTAAAGGCTGCGTCGTAGTTGCTTGTAGAGATGCTGTCTTCAGGAAGGTGAAATGCATTTAATAATCTCATGATGTTACTAGGGAGAAAATATGTCAGGGATTAGGAACTCTGGATTACAACTCATATGTTTATAGTGTACCGGCCTCTCAGAATTATtatgggagcaaagcaggagtTAATGTGACAAAGTATAAAAGCGAGAAATTCCGCGTGAGGAGGCAGGTTGAGCCTGGCTCCGTCCTCCTACGTACtactcaattttcatttcccttcagtactccgtctggatTCGCGGTATGGtgttgggttttctccggccaaatatttggcgatccaatcagtgaacagatggagtggctgagaacgatgacgttgaggacgtgcgctagaaagatgtgagcgaagccattcggtccgttgtggcaatgctgccgaatatccagaagttaaagcccgagcaagaacaatatttgccgaattttgttggtggccatgatgttgtggccttcctccccacggggttcgggaaaagttagattttccagctcgctccattagtggtgaaggagttggctaaggctaacgctagcgatgctaatgctaaatataagccgataTTTGCCGTCGGTCTCctctcttgttgcacatgcgcatgacatacgtcgCGACCAAACGTTagtgattggttatggcagatccagagtggctctgggcagatccaatagttttaaacttcaacagagtacccgccttcaaggaagttaacacttgtcaatggagagaggccagactctctgtacaaatgaaacgtacgagagtctggtaggaccaggctaggttgaggtggtggatgggtcaaaaacaaacaggactttaaCCCAGGAGGGTCGCGGTTCGtgtcccgtttgaaaataagttatcaTCACGCCAGTCATAATTATGTTTCAAAGAAAACTCAACTCCTGGCTGTTTTGTGATGTGTAGTAGTAGTACAAGGAGTAGTGTTACATTTAAATTTGAGATCTTATGTTCCCCCACATGCCAGATCCCACTTTAACCCCTGACTctaacgctcctgtgggtcatactagagggtaggaataaacaacctatatgCTTGTATGGTTTGGAGCACCTGTTGGAAAGGATCGATTCAGGTTTTTCAAGTCTATCTTAATACAACGCCCACATGCTTACTTACTGGTTGCTGTAATTATTCCTCCCGTCCATACTTATTGTAAAGGGACTGTACCAAATGTCACAGAAAGGTTATCCATAGTCccagagatatttcagtctggtaCAAAGCATTAGAACCACCGTGCCAACCAACATTAAATTTTGGATTGGGCAACAAGGcagacctgcttggttctttctgggaatgattgttaagatttacaaagaaaatgtttaacgttacagcatttactatctaactgggacgttttgggaccgattggcgggactgctgtggacgaagtaacGTTGCACACAGCgagagcaaattatgtttaaccatgtatccagctaaatTAAATAGCTTACGTGTTATTGTGTGCACATTTAACTTtatataatattgtatgtggcgttttctttaaTCAGGGTGcaaacgttccaccaaaacaagttctttcacaagaccattttgcagagccaccgtcgctgcatccggagcttagcgccgcccaacaCAATTTATTTGgtgtaaagaaatgcaaacaacccagagtgtttttttctcctatcccggaatgtATGTGTCATAGACCCAGACCTTTcactgcagcactgtggagataggtctggcaatgtgagactactcaCTCACTGATGCAGCTGTCATATTTCTCTGTGGCCCTGAAGCCGATGATGGTGTAGGTGACTGTGGCAGCATAGATTGAGGTGAGGCCAGTTACGACCGACAGGATCACAGCATCTTGCATGCAGTTGTTGcttggcaaaaaaagaaaaaaagattcagGACACACTCTATGTCTGAGACAGACTactatcttgttttttttttttttttttaagatttattatataggacagctgaagatgtgaaaggtggagagagagggggaatgacatgcagcaaagggacgcaggtcggagtcaaacctgcggcTGCTGTGACAAGGACTGAGCttttgtacatggggcgcatgctctaccaggtgagctatccaggcacccCCGACAGGATACTATCTTTATTGTGAGCTTAATAACAGTAGAACTTATGTGTGGTTATAAAAACAGGGCTTCTATAAATGTCTCTTACTGAACAGGGTTGTAGCTTGAGAAAGAGATGAGTCCTCCCCAAGCTAAGCTAAAGGCATAAAAGACCTGGGCACCTGCATCCAGCCAAGTAGTTGGTTTCATCAACTCATCAACCTGCAAGAGTGACGCATACATTGTGatgtgtctttgttttattAGATATATAATTGCCTTTTTCATGATAGTGATTTAAAACATACGTCTGGTGTGAAGAGGAACTTTATTCCActcagggcacctttaagagtCAGTCCTCGGATCAGGAAGATGGCCAGCACTATGTAAGGCAGGATGGCTGTGACATACACTGCCTGAGGTCATGACAAGAAAAGCAAATCGTGAAATAATTGGTCGGTGGTGATTCAGAAAAACACGTTGTTTGTTGTAAAGGTTTGACAGACCTTGCCTGAAGTGCCGATCCCCCGTATGTAGCAGACACACATGACTGTCCAGGCAGCTAGCAGGCAGAGTACAATGGGCCAGTGGATTCCTCCAGAGTCCACAATGGAGGCCGAACTATTCAGAGTCACTCGGTAGAAATAGTAATCCACAGTGGAGCTTCGTTGACACTCTGGTACAAATCCTGAAGGGGCAAGAAACAGTCCTTCAAGTGTTTTAATCATGAGTAGAGTTTGAGTTGTTAATAAGAATCTCTTTATATTTAAATACCTGTCCCATTGTCATTGAGAGGACACTGGGCCCAAGGCAGTGGGCTTTGAAAGGAATTGAAGAGATACCACAAGATCCAGGCTATTAAGGTGTTGTAGTACAGTCCAATCAGTAAGGACACCAGCATGGAGGCTACACCTGAGTAGGACAGAATCattaactgattttttttttttgcctctgcTTTGGACAAATCTTTTCAGAGCCTATTTTACATACCAACACCAGTCAGATAAGGGCTGATGGCCCTCCACACTCCCACGCTGCCTTTCCTGAGACGCTGGCCGATGGCAAACTCCAGCAGCAGGAGAGGCATTCCTTCCACCACAAGCAGGATCAGGTAGGGAATCAAAAAGGcaccttttaaaacaaaatttatGATCGGTAAGTAGTAGAATTACCTGCTCTGTATTGTTGCATTCATGACAATCATaagcctccccccccccaacacctcACACCAGCCAAAGTCCATAATTTACGGTAATAAAACCCCACATTTATTAGAAATAGTGCTATATTGTACAATCATGCAGTATTTTCATCCTCTACAAAGCAATCTTTGCAATCTTCAACTGTTCAAGTTGTTTGACAGAGTGATTGCTTTCAAGATTCACACGTCTTTCCCATTTCTACCATCCGTAATGTGAACATCTAGTTAAAAGAAATCGGCAGACTGAGTTGTTAGATTGCTTCAAATGCATAATGACTCACTTAACACCAGCCATTtttgaaaagaaacacaaaaatatgCACAAAGGACAAAGGCAAATCTTTGGAAAAGGAAGGGGTTCATAGTTCATATATCTAATAATTCTGCACCGATACAATATGTCGCTCCAGGAAAATCATATTTGAAAGATAAAAGAATACCAAATAGGTATGGGTAGTCCTTTGTACTTCAACCACACTTTAATGTGTCAAACAGTCATTCAAGAATTGACAGCCCATAATGATAAGATgtcccttttattttattttttttaccacgtCTTACCTCCTCCATGACTTTGACACAAATAAGGGAATCGCCACACATTGCCAATCCCAATGCAGAAGCCCACACAAGTTAGGATGTACTGGGCTTTGTTGTCCCACTTTGGCCTGTCCCCGGCTTCCTCCTTCTCCATCCTGTCCAGATCCTCATAGGAAGGGATTCTGTCATCCAGTCCTGGGTTAGGAAGAACCAGTCTCATAGCGACCCCACTGAAGTAGAGATGTTACACTATCGTTCTTGGAAGTCAAAGTGAGGGCTCGGTGTATGCACTCTGCATTGTTAAAACAAGTTTATGATCTTTTATTTTATCTGATGCAATCCACAGATTAGCCCGTGCACACTCTGCATTTCTGTTTTATACTACAGTCATTCAGTTTAGACAAACATTATCCAAACAGTGGCACAGTAGCACTGTCCACTCACAACAAGCAGATCCTGGGTTTGAATCCACTGCTCCAGGGAGCACTCCACCACTACTGTGTGTCAACTAGGTgtgctctattttttttttttttgcaactttgttTGGGATTCAGCactaaaacacaatttcaacTGAGCTGATTAGGTCCTTTAATGGTTTCCTGCTCTATTATCTAGTCTTGAGGCCCAAAATTGAAGCTACACTGCCTTGTGTTGAACCTACACTGTCATTTATTACATACCAGGGTTAACGAGGGACTGCTTGTATGACAGTTAATAGTGACTAACATTTCAAGTCAGCGTCTTCATCTGACTCTGTTGATGACTTGACGGTCATTGTTTTCAGTCATTATAAAAGACATGAGCACAAGGAGAGGTGTATATTTTGTGAATCATTAAAGGAAAATAGTCTGCCAGTCGACCAAGTGCATTGAATGAGCAAGAGGCAAAGTTCAGTTTGGCTGGAACATACATCAATAaaacttttaataaaataaaatcaactaataaaaaaataaaactaataatCAATGATTTAGTTAATTTAGTTACTTATTGTTACTTATTATGTTATTTAGTGCAAACTGTATTAACACTACAGACTTCAGGCATGAATCTATCCATTATCCATCCATTATTATAAGGGCAAAATCTATCAATCTACAATCTTAAATCAGTTTGATTGAATGGCCTGGCTGTAATACAATAGATCCATATTTACCATAGGTGGATGAGTGCTTGAATAAGGGATTTATTATTCCAGTAATAATGGTCAGTTGATGTTTAATCAGCCAACAAAAGCATGTTGGGCtacagtgcaaaatgaatgggaccctatggagctagacggctaaatgtttctcttttgcctgattgtcgttgaacaatctcagatttgattgtagcttttgcaagttcaacatggattatagatcgaaagttgaatgaacgagtacttatgtcctttcgatttcttacaggttgagtcgttgttgcccataacacgctagcattctgctaatgaatgctgattggtcagtgaaggactgattatgATCAGAGATCCGTGATCGGCGTgctctttaaaacatcagcaaacctctttctagcatgtgtaTTGACAGGCAGAGCCGAACCTGTTaactgtgttgtcgatgcctcgagagagaacaaaggaagcgactcagagcttgccgtaaagcagtatctctggccgtatatgtgtatgacgtcattgacattttaaaaggctttttagaataaaaaagccactttaaaaaaaatctaacacccagcagtgtgtattttttttgcctCCCCTTTCAAATGCAACGTTCAatttactagacaaaaaattatatcctgagaaaagtggattttgaggggtatagctccatagagttaTACATTCattccattcattctgcactggcctgtgagcgccccctatatggaactctggtggaactgcaaccagttcagaagccggaagtaacgagagagtgaaacttcttcccttattagaaattctttgaccTTACTACCACTCAGTGTGAGGTCTCCCTCTCTTGCCCAATTGCTGTTCTACATCTTCTGCTTGTTTAAAGTGGctgtatgtaactttcagtttgtgttgattccagcggcccctttggacaaaagtggtagTGTTTTTCAGATGGAAaattacagtttcagaaacatttaaaactttATACTGTATGGGGACAAACGTCTGACGTCAAAGTGCATACCACAAAAAGACTACAATATCTGTTATTAGATTATATCTAAATGGAGATGGAAAAGGCACCTGAAAAATGTATGATCGGTAAGTAGTACAATTACCTGCTCTGTATTGTTGCATTCATGACAATCATAAGcctcccccccccaacacctcACACCAGCCAAAGTCCATAATTTACGGTAATAAAACCCCACATTTATTCGAAATAGTGCTATATTGTACAATCGCGCAGTATTTTCATCCTCTACAAAACAATCTTTGCGATCTTCAACTGTCTTTAGTTGTTTGACAGAGTGATTGCTTTCAAGATTCACATGTGGGAATCTTTCCCATTTCTACCATCTgtaatgtgaatgtgtgtgtaattattaTTAGAGTTTGAGTTCTTAATAAGAATCTCTTTATATTTAAATACCTGTCCCATTGTCATTGAGAGGACACTGGGCCCAAGGCAGTGGGCTTTGAAAGGAATTGAAGAGATACCACAAGATCCAGGCTATTAAGGTGTTGTAGTACAGTCCAATCAATAAGGACACCAGCATGGAGGCTACACCTGAGTAGGACAGAATCATTAACTGATGTTACACTTACACTGAGCCAGATATTCATTAACAGCTTTGTGTTGCCGTGGCGTTAAGGTTTTaaggttgttgttttgttttttttaaccatggaTAAATGTTTTCAGAGCCTATTTTACATACCGACGCCAGTCAGATAAGGGCTGATGGCCCTCCACACTCCCACGCTGCCTTTCCTGAGACGCTGGCCGATGGCAAACTCCAGCAGCAGGAGAGGCATTCCTTCCAGCACCAGCAGGATCACGTAGGGAATAAAAAAGgcacctgaaaaaaaaaaaagttactccCAAGTGGCAGCCTCCGGTGCTGAAAAATGATGACAATGTGGAAGAGCCAAAAGCTGCAGTTCCTCCCCCCATAACTAACTAACACTTATATACCCGTACTTATAATAACTTTCAATTATATTAAGGCTTTAAGTTTTGCATAATTAAGAGGTTCTgctttgagtgacaggtggGCCGCCATCACCGGAGGCAAGCATAGACTGTAGGCCACATTCAGCCCGCCTCAGCTCCATCCATGCTCCACCTCTTAGCCCATTTTTCTATTAGCATACTGCAGGCACTGCCAAGATGGCGACGGCTGGAGCCACCCTGCCCACTTTGAGCTTAATTTTGGCTCttctatgggtgacgtcacaaaGACTACgtccatattttatacagtctatggttactCTACAAAGCCATCTTTGCAATCTTACATATCAGTACCAGCATGAGTTCCTCCAGGAAATCATACTTGaaagataaatataattataaataaataatcaagaATTGACAGTCAAGACAGCTTCATCAAAAGATCCCTTTCCCATTTTCGTCTGCGCTTACCTCCTCCATGACTTTGACACAAATAAGGGAATCGCCACACATTGCCAATCCCAATGCACAAGCCCACACATGTTAGGATGTACTGGGCTTTGTTGTCCCACTTTGGCCTGTCCCCGGCTTCCTCCTTCTCCATCCTGTCCAGATCCTCATAGGAAGGGATTCTGTCATCCAGTCCTGGGTTAGGAAGAACCAGTCTCATAGCGACCCCACTGAAGTAGAGATGTTACACTATCGTTCTTGGAAGTCAAAGTGAGGGCTCAGTGTATGCACTCTGCATTGTTGAAACAAGTTTATGATCTTTTATTTTATCTGATGCAATCCACAGATTAGCCCGTGCACACTCTGCATTTCTGTTTGTATACCACCATTCATTACTGTCATTCAATTTGATCAAACATTAAATCAGTGCCCCGTAgggtgtcttttattttagctTGGCTTTGTGCCGTCATTAACTAGCTTCTCGTCACAAATGACCCATTCTGGCCGACATCTGTCCTTTCTTTAAAGATACTGATGAGTCATTGGCCCTTTTACGTTTTCCAGACGTGTATCATTCATAAAAAAGTGACTACAGGAAAATGAagatgagctagctagctgacctaaaaaaaaaaactgagcacTGGTCACAGAGGTGTTTGGCCTTCTAGGTAGTCTACTTGTTTTGAGTGACTACAAAAAAATTATCCTTTTAAATTGATTGTATACATAGATTTTTGTATAAATTATCCAATAAGTGTGATATCATAATTTAGGCTAATATGTGCAAACGTAAATTTGACAACCTCGGAGCAGACAAAGCCTCGCCCCCTTTGATCTTTGGTGCTTCATGAGGGGGGCCCAGACCCcatgttgggaaccactgctaaGTATGTCATATTTTTGTCACACAAAATGTGTCCCAGTGCCCAGTAACAATATAGCTGTATGTTATATGGTTAATAAACAGGTACTCCGTTATTTAAACAATGCTTACAGTCAAGTATATGTCTAAGTCCCTCAACAGTTTCTGTTGCTGCACATTTCTGCATTTGGTTGTTTTCTCATTTTGCAGCTTTTCTTTCTAAATGCTGCACGTGTTGTCAAATTGGTGAAGATGTTTTTTGAATTTGCTCATATTACATGCTACATGTTACACCTGGATGGATGGAAAACTGTAtgcagtttgtctctgaatataGAAAGGTCCAATACAACAAGAAAGCATTTTGGCAGGCTAATTATTGCAATGAgtaagtacagtatattgatACAGCAGAAACAAATTTGCACAAAACATGAGCAGAAGTTTGAGTAGTTTACTAAAGTGCATCAATAAAACATAAGTATAGTGCTTTAAGAATCTTGCATTTTGTTGTATTCTGAAAACGTATTACTTTTAAACAGTTTGGGACATTTTTGATTCTATTTTTTCTTACAGCAAAGAAAGACCAGCCTACATAATGCATACACAGGCACCGCCAGACTGGGGACTCCTGCCAGAAGAAAGATGATCACGTAGATCCATGAAGGGTACGGTACTGATGCCAGAGATGGGAACTCCACCTGTaaaccacaaaaaaatattattttaataatatattataattattataataatattattaaaatattagtGCATGTAGTATGCAATGGCTGTTTAAACTTTGGTGAAGTATGGCTATCTATCTACTAACAAGTTGTATGCTTaaaccaacccgttctcactcccaactctaAACTAAAATATGGACggttggtcagtgtctctcagcgtcagatacgacgCAATAAGCACCCCTCAGCGtgtgtatggaacgcaccgggcagagctgCAGCTCCGCAGCGctttaagatgacgtagtattaagagcaacAACGGTAGCAAGTAGTATTAAAGCCCGAAATTCCGCAtggggaggatgggtcaaacattACGTCTCACATAAAAGtgcattttataaccccacccacgatcttttcctaaacccaactgtcccattcttgtccctCGTGTCACGTAAACGcaccttttataagcccacctacgatctttccctaaacctaactgcgtcaaaagtgatgacaatagtcccgacccagcGCATTTAGATctgacactaaaggagacttttagcgtcaataacaatgCCCAAGACACCAAGGATGGGAGTGAGCATGTGTTGTCTTAAACACAGAGGAACAACATTAACCTAAAAATGTTTAGCCTGCCATATAATTTGTGTATTTTGCAATGAGTGAACATTAGAGATAAAGGCAACATAAAGAAGGGATGTTTAGGATGACATATTAGCTGATCACAGCGCTTCTGTCCTTACAGAGTTGGGATCCCAGACTAAGTAGGTGAGCTCTTCTTGGACTCGTGTCACCAGGTAGAAAACTAAAATAACCAGAACGATTAGAGGACTGATGAACCTCCATGTAACCTGCCAGAAGATGGAGGGCTTATGTCCGACCATGAACTCCAAGTCCTCATTGAACCTGCCACACAAGAGGGGTTTAATTAGTTTTGAAAAGTTTTGAAATATGTCATGAAGCCATCGCTGTTACACAGGACTTAAATAGGTCAACCATCTCCATAAAGCTCTGAATAATAAAGCTCAATAGCATAATAACATGATGATGCTAATGCTGTATGCTTATTCTA
It includes:
- the LOC120571858 gene encoding sodium-dependent neutral amino acid transporter B(0)AT1-like encodes the protein MRLVLPNPGLDDRIPSYEDLDRMEKEEAGDRPKWDNKAQYILTCVGFCIGIGNVWRFPYLCQSHGGGAFLIPYLILLVVEGMPLLLLEFAIGQRLRKGSVGVWRAISPYLTGVGVASMLVSLLIGLYYNTLIAWILWYLFNSFQSPLPWAQCPLNDNGTGFVPECQRSSTVDYYFYRVTLNSSASIVDSGGIHWPIVLCLLAAWTVMCVCYIRGIGTSGKAVYVTAILPYIVLAIFLIRGLTLKGALSGIKFLFTPDVDELMKPTTWLDAGAQVFYAFSLAWGGLISFSSYNPVHNNCMQDAVILSVVTGLTSIYAATVTYTIIGFRATEKYDSCISDNIMRLLNAFHLPEDSISTSNYDAAFNHLNSSSPDIILGLDIKICDLQTLLSEGVEGTGLAFIVFTEAITQMPGSPAWSVLFFIMLLCLGISTLFGNIEGVVVPLKDLNMLPQKWPQEALTGVTCAVAFIISILFAQHSGIYWVTLFDNFAGSVPLLTIGFFEMIAVVYIYGIDRFNEDLEFMVGHKPSIFWQVTWRFISPLIVLVILVFYLVTQVQEELTYLVWDPNSEEFPSLASVPYPSWINVIIFLLAGVPSLAVPVYALCRLVFVCCRNK
- the LOC120571797 gene encoding sodium-dependent neutral amino acid transporter B(0)AT1-like, producing the protein MRLVLPNPGLDDRIPSYEDLDRMEKEEAGDRPKWDNKAQYILTCVGLCIGIGNVWRFPYLCQSHGGVFSGAFFIPYVILLVLEGMPLLLLEFAIGQRLRKGSVGVWRAISPYLTGVGVASMLVSLLIGLYYNTLIAWILWYLFNSFQSPLPWAQCPLNDNGTGI